One Nostoc sp. CENA543 genomic window, TTTTAATTGCGAATTGCGAATTGCGAATTGCGAATTGTGAATTGGTATGACATCTCAAAAATGTAGTGATTGTGGTGCAATAGTCAAAAAATCTCTTTCAACTCGTACCCATAAATGTAGTTGTGGATGTGAGCTACAAAGAGATGTGAATGCTGCAAAAAATATTCTGAATCGCGCCATCGCTAGGGATGGGCAGTCCCAAAGTAACGCTACTGGACTAGCAACCTCTACTCTACTTGGGGAAACCCTGGTTGAGCAAGTAGCTAGGGTGAAGGTAGAATCCCCTCGGCTTTAGCCAGGGGAGTGTCAATCAACTCCTAAGTATTAAAATATTGTGAGCATTGGTATTTTGTTGGGGAAATGTACAGATTATTTTCCTAAATTGCGCTTCATCTGTTCTAATTCATCTTCAGTTTCCCAACGGCGGAACTTTTCTTCTAAGTCATCAAAACTACTGCTAGAGGTGCTAGGTTGATTCCACCAACCACCTGTTTCTATACGCTGTTGGGTTTGGGCTTTAGCGCGTGCTGTTTGGGCTTCGGCGGCTTTGGTTTTGACTTCCTGTCGTCGCACCTGGATTTTATGTAAAAGTTCTTGGGATTGGGCGATGCGTTCTTTTAGCCCTTGCATATGTCCCCAAAGCTGATTGCCTTCACGCAGTAGGGCGGCTTCTCTGTCTTGGGCGGCGGCGGCTAAATCTTGTCTACCACCGTTTTTGGCTTTTTGGACACGGATGTGCCAACGTTGAATTTCTTGGGCGGTGGAGAGAATATCTTCTTGCGATCGCTTCTCTTGTAATTGTAAATCTGCAATTAACTTTAATGTATCTTCCTCTTGCTGCCGCAGCTGTTCTAACAACGCTTCTAATTCCAAATGCGGATTATTACGCAAGAATTCCTCTAAACGGTTTTCCAGAAACCGACTAAAATCATCAAATAAGCCCACTGTCAGAACTCCAGAGTTGGGGATGTGATGATTTTATTGTAGATTTATCTTCACAACTTGGCATGATTCCTAATAGGATTAACAAACAATCCATGAGTAAAACTAATCTCCAGGATAATCAGCCACAGTCTTTAGAATTACGAGTAAGGTCTGGGGCTAACATCTGAAGGATGTTGGCGTTATTCAGCCGCCGGTGTACCTGATGATGTCATGTGCCGTACTAGTTGTCAAAATGTCTGAGGTGATGATTGGTGTTGTCCAACTCCTAGATTACGAGTGTATGTCCGGTTTCCTTAGTCTCCACAACCCCCAGCCATCTTTCCGTTTTAAGCTACGTTAAAGTTGTTATTTTTTGTGACTGGTAGTTGAAAATTTATGACTCAAATGAAATGGTACAACGAACCTCCCACCTGGAATCAACGAGTAGAATCTATTTCTGTAAATGCAGGAGCGAAAACCGATTTCTGGCAAAAGACTCACTATAATTTCATCCGTGATAATGGCAACTTTTACTATCAGGAAGTCAAGGGAAATTTTACAGTTGAGGTCAAAATTATCGGAGATTATCAGACTTTATATGACCAAGCCGGATTGATGATTCGGGAAAACGAAAATACTTGGCTCAAATGCGGGATTGAGTATGTTGAAGGTGTGCAGAATGTCAGTGCTGTAGTCACCAGAGATTATTCAGATTGGTCGGTAGTCCCTTTTTCAAAACAATTAGTTGCTTTATGGTTGCGGGTACAGCGTCGCTCAGAAACAGTCGAAGTGCAATACTCTCTAGATTCTGAAAATTATCAAATGCTGCGACTGGCATATCTTACCCATGCTGAAACATTACAAGTGGGAATAATGTGTGCTTCCCACAGGGAGAAGGTTTTTCAGTTGTTTTTGAAAATTTCAAAATTACTCAACCATAGCAGCATTACCAAGTACAGGAGTTCATAAAGTACAAGTGTCCAGTGTTCAGTCGAATGCTGGAGGTGAATATACTCTGGCGATCGCTCTCGTTCTACTGGTATTGGTTGAGGACGATATCTCTGCACATGGCAGAGAAATTGGTGTTCACAGTAGTTTAGGTCAAGGCAGTGACTCAAACAAGCCTATCTAGCCGTGTAAAAACCAGGTGAGTCCCAAAAGGTATAGATGTGATTCTTTAGGATGAATTGGGCAATCTAAAGTATAACTTCCTACGTCTAAAGATAGACTCGATTTTTCCTGGTATGAAATCTTTGGCCATCAATGACTCCTACCGACCAGCATCTAGGGTAAAAAAGCGGTCTTTACGCAGTGTTATGGTGCGGTTGATTCTCGGCGGTACGATTATTTTCGTCAGTATATCTGCTTACTGTAGTTATTCAGCAGCTCGTAAGCTAGCACTAGCAGACATCCGCAAGAATGCTTTTTTAGAAGTGCAAACAGGAGTTGATCAAATAGAGACGTGGTTAAAGGTTCGTAAGACGGAGGTAGAAACTTTAGCCAACACATCAAATGTGCGTTCTTTAAATTGGTCTGTAGCAGAACCTTATTTACAGACAGAGGTGAAACGAACCCACGAATTTTTCTTTTTCCAAATAGTTACCCCAGACGGTTCATTTTCTAATACTAAAGTTGGTCGGTCAACCAAAAATATTAAGGATAGAGAATTTTTTCAAAAAGCAATGGCGGGACAGAGTAATATTTCTGACCCCTTTATCAGCCGTTCTACGGGAATTCCGTTAATTGCGATCGCGACTCCGATTTGGTCAAGTCCTCAAAATCCCCATTCTCCAATCGGTGTATTTCACGGTAACGTGACAGTTGATCACATGGCAGAGATTGTCAACTCCCTACATTACGGCAAAAATAGCTATGCTTTTGCTCTCAATTCCCAAGGAGAGGCAATTGTCCACCCTGACGCAGCACTAATGTCAACTGTAGAAAAGCCTGCACCT contains:
- a CDS encoding TIGR04376 family protein; this encodes MGLFDDFSRFLENRLEEFLRNNPHLELEALLEQLRQQEEDTLKLIADLQLQEKRSQEDILSTAQEIQRWHIRVQKAKNGGRQDLAAAAQDREAALLREGNQLWGHMQGLKERIAQSQELLHKIQVRRQEVKTKAAEAQTARAKAQTQQRIETGGWWNQPSTSSSSFDDLEEKFRRWETEDELEQMKRNLGK
- a CDS encoding DUF1349 domain-containing protein; the encoded protein is MTQMKWYNEPPTWNQRVESISVNAGAKTDFWQKTHYNFIRDNGNFYYQEVKGNFTVEVKIIGDYQTLYDQAGLMIRENENTWLKCGIEYVEGVQNVSAVVTRDYSDWSVVPFSKQLVALWLRVQRRSETVEVQYSLDSENYQMLRLAYLTHAETLQVGIMCASHREKVFQLFLKISKLLNHSSITKYRSS